TACACAGGGCTTAATCGCCCCGCGCCCATAGGGGGACTGCACACCTCAAGTCCCCGGCGGAGTTCTCCCACTCGGGAGCGATGATCGCACGGCGAACCCGGGTGTGCGATATTCCGGTCCGTCCGTGACCGAACGCGGAACGACCGCGAACGGATGCGCCCGGCACGAGGGTTTCCCGGTCGACGCGGCACGCCGCCTCGGGATGAGACCGGTCGTTAGTGTTCCGGGCGACAGTTCCCCTGTGATGAGCCGACCGGCCGCGAGACGACCGTCCCATCGGTTCACTCATGAACCACCGGTGCCTACTTCGGGGTGAACGACCATGGGCGATCGACTCACCGGGTTCGTCGGAGACGCACGCGGAATCGCGGAGGAGTTCCTGTACGACGACGGCATGCTCGGAACGGTGCTCGCGTTCGTACTGGTGTTCGGCGGGTCGGCCGCGGCCGTCCTCCTGATCGTCCTGATCGCCGGCCTGCTCGCGTGACGCGATGGAAACGACTTTTCGGGGCAGGGTGCAAGCGAGGGTATGAACGTCCAGTCCATCGCCGATCTGGGTCCCGAGCGTCGCCGCGCGCTGTTCGAGCGCGACGCCGGCATCGAGGCGATCCGGGGCGACGTCGGGGAGATCGTCGAGCGCGTCCGTGAGGAGGGTGACGTCGCAGTCCGGGAGTTCTGCCGGGAGTTCGACGCGGTCGACGTGGGTAACCTCGATATTACCGACGCCGCCGAGCGCGCCTTCGAGGCGGTCGATGCCGACACGCGGGCGGCGATCGAGACCGCCGCGGAGAACGTCTGGGAGTTTCACGAGCGCCAACTCCCCGAAGACTGGCGCGAGGAGTTCGCCGAGGGGCGCGAACTCGGACGACGGTTCCGGCCCCTCGATCGGGTCGGCGTCTACGTCCCCGGCGGGGCGGCGGCCTACCCTTCGAGCGCGCTGATGGGGGTGATCCCCGCGACCGTCGCGGGCGTCGAGACGATCTGCGTCGCGACCCCGCCCGCAGAGGAGATCAACCCCGTGACGCTGGCGGCGATCCACGCCGCGGGCGCCGACGAGGTCTACAGCGTCGGGGGCGCACAGGCGATCGGGGCGCTGGCCTACGGGACCGAGTCGGTCACACGAGTCCAGAAGGTCGTCGGCCCCGGCAACCGCTGGGTGACGGCCGCGAAAGCCGAGGTTCGGGGCGACTGCGAGATCGACTTCCTTGCAGGCCCGAGCGAGGTGCTCGTGATCGCGGACGAAACAGCCGAGCCGGCGTTCGTCGCGAGCGATCTGCTCGCCCAGGCCGAACACGACGAGAACGCCTCGGTGGTCGCCGTCACGACCGACCGGGCGGTCGCCGAGGCGATCGCCCGCGAGGTCGACGAGCGGGCCGCCGACCGCGATCGCCGAGAAACGATCGAGGCGGCGCTCGAACAGGACGCCAGCGGCGTTTTTGCCGCCCGTTCGATGAGCGAGGCGATCGCCTTCGCCGAGGCGTACGCCGCCGAACACCTCTCGATACAGGCCGATGGGGATGAGGCCGTTCTGGATCGGATCGACAGCGCCGGGAGCGTCTTTCTGGGACCGTACACCCCCGTCGCAGCGGGCGATTACGCAAGCGGCACGAACCACGTCCTGCCGACTAACGGGCTCGCAAAGGTCACCGGCGGCCTGTCGATCGAGCAGTTCCTTCGTGCGAGTACGGTCCAGCGCCTCTCGCCCGGTGGCCTCGACTCGCTCTCGGATACGATCGACACTCTCGCGCGTGCGGAGGGCCTCGAAGCCCACGCCGAGAGCGTCGCCGTCCGGTCGCGCGAGCGGGCCGAACGCGAGGGGGAGGGCGGGGAGGAGCGCGATCCGCTCGGAGAGTAGGCGAACGTTTTTATCGACGGGCAGGTATCGGGGAATATGGATGCCGAGGACAGGGACGCGCTGTTGATCCTCGGGACGATCCTCGTTCTCGTGATCGTTCTCCCCCTCCTGATCCTCGAGGCGCCCTGGGTGCTCGCGCTCGCGATGGTCCTCGTAGCGGGCTACTGGTGGGAGACGAGGCGAAATCCCGTTTCCGTGATCCTCGAGGCCGTCCGGGACGATCAAGCGGCCGACTCACGGGATCGACTGGATCCTGCTACTGACGACCCCCTCACCGTGCTCCGCGAGCGCTACGCCCGCGGGGAGATCAGCGACGAGGAGTTCGAACGCCGCCTCGACCGCCTGCTCGAAACCGAAACTGAGTCGCTGTCCCGCGAGCGCTCGCGGATCTACGAGCGGTGACCGGCGGTGGACGGACGGATCTGTCGGCGTCACAGTTAACCGCCTCGGGGACAGATCACTGGACATGAGCACCGAGACCACCACCGGGGCGGATCCGGAGATCCAGGTCTCCCCGACGGCCGCAGAGCAGGCACTCAGTCTGCTGGAGGGCGAAGACCTCGATACCGGCGTCGCGGGCCTGCGACTGTTCGTCCAGCAGGGCGGCTGTGCTGGCCTCTCGTATGGAATGCGTTTCGACGACGAACCGGAAGACGACGACACCATCTACGAGCACCACGGCCTACGCGTGTTCGTCGACCCCGCGAGCATGCGGTATATCGAGGGCAGCGTCCTCGATTACGAGTCCGGCCTGCAGGGTGCGGGCTTTCACGTCGAGAACCCGAACGTCGTCAGCGAGTGTGGCTGCGGGGAGTCCTTTAGAACGTAGCTCGGGATCCGATAAAAACCGCCGCCCGCTCAGTCCTCGACTTCGAAGGCGACTTCGAGGGTCGCCTGATACTCGGGTTCGTCGACGTTCTTGAGTTCGACGCCGAACTCATCGACCTCCGCCCAGTAGACGTTCTCGAGGGTGTTCTGGGCACGTTCGATCGCGTTGTCGGCGGCGTCGTCGAAGCTCTCGGTGCTCGTCCCGACCAGCGTGACCTTTTTGAATACCATCGCACCGTCTACAACGGCCGCCCGTCGCTTAAAAACCGGGGCCGGTGGCTACGTTTCCTCCTCGTCATGGGGGCAAGTGACGGTGAGGGCGTTTTCGACCAGCGTCCCGTGGCCCCGTCGGAGCCGATTCGAGAGCGCCTGTGGGGTGATTCCGAGTTCTCCGGCCAGTTCCTTCATCGAGAGGTCGCGTGGGATCCCGTAGTAGCCGGCCGACAGCGCGGTAACGAGGGTGTCGTGTTGGAGGTCGATTTCGGGTTGTCATAACAACCCCACTACTAGCCGGTCGGCTGCAAACGGCATCGCAACGGGGTCGATTCCCAACCGGTAGCGAACTGTCCCTATGGCCGCGAGCGAAACGCGGCGGCGAGTCTCGGCGTGGCGCTCGTCACGGCCTCGCGCCAGCGGTCGGCCCCGTGGACGCCGATCCAGTAGCTCGCGCTCGCGAGACCGATTCCGGCGATAACGTCGGTCAGCCAGTGGATCCCGAGATACATCGTCGAAACCGCGACGCTCGTCGCCAGCACCGCCGCGATGGC
The DNA window shown above is from Halalkalicoccus jeotgali B3 and carries:
- a CDS encoding SHOCT domain-containing protein, whose amino-acid sequence is MDAEDRDALLILGTILVLVIVLPLLILEAPWVLALAMVLVAGYWWETRRNPVSVILEAVRDDQAADSRDRLDPATDDPLTVLRERYARGEISDEEFERRLDRLLETETESLSRERSRIYER
- a CDS encoding dodecin; amino-acid sequence: MVFKKVTLVGTSTESFDDAADNAIERAQNTLENVYWAEVDEFGVELKNVDEPEYQATLEVAFEVED
- a CDS encoding helix-turn-helix domain-containing protein codes for the protein MDLQHDTLVTALSAGYYGIPRDLSMKELAGELGITPQALSNRLRRGHGTLVENALTVTCPHDEEET
- a CDS encoding HesB/IscA family protein; amino-acid sequence: MSTETTTGADPEIQVSPTAAEQALSLLEGEDLDTGVAGLRLFVQQGGCAGLSYGMRFDDEPEDDDTIYEHHGLRVFVDPASMRYIEGSVLDYESGLQGAGFHVENPNVVSECGCGESFRT
- the hisD gene encoding histidinol dehydrogenase gives rise to the protein MNVQSIADLGPERRRALFERDAGIEAIRGDVGEIVERVREEGDVAVREFCREFDAVDVGNLDITDAAERAFEAVDADTRAAIETAAENVWEFHERQLPEDWREEFAEGRELGRRFRPLDRVGVYVPGGAAAYPSSALMGVIPATVAGVETICVATPPAEEINPVTLAAIHAAGADEVYSVGGAQAIGALAYGTESVTRVQKVVGPGNRWVTAAKAEVRGDCEIDFLAGPSEVLVIADETAEPAFVASDLLAQAEHDENASVVAVTTDRAVAEAIAREVDERAADRDRRETIEAALEQDASGVFAARSMSEAIAFAEAYAAEHLSIQADGDEAVLDRIDSAGSVFLGPYTPVAAGDYASGTNHVLPTNGLAKVTGGLSIEQFLRASTVQRLSPGGLDSLSDTIDTLARAEGLEAHAESVAVRSRERAEREGEGGEERDPLGE